One window from the genome of Emys orbicularis isolate rEmyOrb1 chromosome 10, rEmyOrb1.hap1, whole genome shotgun sequence encodes:
- the RPL3L gene encoding ribosomal protein uL3-like isoform X3 — MTHILREVHRPGLKLSKREEVEAVTIVETPPLVVVGLVGYIDTPRGLRNFRTIFAEHLSDECRRRFYKNWHKSKKKAFTKYCKKWQDKDGKKQLEKDFAAMKKYCKVIRVIVHTQMKLLPLRQKKAHVMEIQLNGGTVADKVDWAHEKLEKQVSVHAVFSQNETIDVIGVTKGRGMKGVTSRWHAKKLPRKTHKGLRKVACIGAWHPARVGYSIARAGQKGYHHRTELNKKIYRIGRGVHVQDGKIVKNSAATNYDVTEKMITPLGGFPHYGAVNNDFIMLKGCVMGTKKRVLTLRKSLLGHSSRRALEPIELKFIDTTSKFGHGCFQTAQEKRAFMGPQKKHLVKEKPESQEEL; from the exons ATGACGCACATCCTACGAGAAGTTCACAGGCCAGGACTGA AGCTTTCCAAGAGGGAAGAGGTGGAAGCAGTCACAATAGTGGAGACCCCACCCCTGGTAGTGGTTGGGCTTGTGGGATACATAGACACTCCCAGGGGCCTGAGAAATTTCAGGACCATTTTTGCTGAGCACCTCAGCGATGAGTGCAGACGCCGCTTCTACAAGAACTG GCACAAGAGCAAGAAGAAGGCCTTCACCAAGTACTGCAAAAAGTGGCAGGACAAGGATGGGAAGAAACAGCTAGAGAAGGATTTTGCAGCCATGAAGAAGTACTGCAAGGTCATTCGAGTCATCGTCCACACTCAG ATGAAGCTGCTCCCTCTACGTCAGAAGAAGGCCCACGTGATGGAGATTCAGCTGAACGGCGGGACGGTGGCCGACAAGGTGGACTGGGCTCACGAGAAGCTGGAGAAGCAGGTCTCTGTGCACGCGGTCTTCAGCCAGAACGAAACGATCGATGTCATCGGGGTGACCAAGGGGCGCGGGATGAAAg GGGTGACCAGCCGCTGGCATGCCAAGAAGCTCCCAAGGAAAACTCACAAAGGCTTACGCAAAGTCGCCTGCATTGGAGCCTGGCATCCAGCCCGGGTGGGCTACTCCATTGCCCGGGCTGGCCAGAAGGGCTACCACCATCGCACGGAGCTCAACAAGAAG ATTTACCGTATTGGCCGTGGGGTCCACGTACAAGATGGCAAAATAGTGAAGAACAGCGCCGCGACGAACTACGACGTCACCGAGAAGATGATCACGCCGCTG GGTGGATTTCCTCACTACGGTGCAGTCAACAATGATTTCATCATGCTGAAGGGCTGCGTCATGGGCACTAAGAAACGTGTGCTCACTCTCAGAAAG TCCCTTCTGGGGCACAGCAGCCGTCGGGCTCTGGAACCCATCGAACTGAAGTTCATTGATACCACTTCCAAGTTTGGCCACGGCTGCTTCCAGACTGCTCAAGAGAAGAGAGCTTTCATG GGCCCCCAGAAGAAACACCTGGTGAAGGAGAAGCCAGAATCCCAGGAAGAATTGTAG
- the RPL3L gene encoding ribosomal protein uL3-like isoform X2 produces MKKYCKVIRVIVHTQMKLLPLRQKKAHVMEIQLNGGTVADKVDWAHEKLEKQVSVHAVFSQNETIDVIGVTKGRGMKGVTSRWHAKKLPRKTHKGLRKVACIGAWHPARVGYSIARAGQKGYHHRTELNKKIYRIGRGVHVQDGKIVKNSAATNYDVTEKMITPLGGFPHYGAVNNDFIMLKGCVMGTKKRVLTLRKSLLGHSSRRALEPIELKFIDTTSKFGHGCFQTAQEKRAFMGPQKKHLVKEKPESQEEL; encoded by the exons ATGAAGAAGTACTGCAAGGTCATTCGAGTCATCGTCCACACTCAG ATGAAGCTGCTCCCTCTACGTCAGAAGAAGGCCCACGTGATGGAGATTCAGCTGAACGGCGGGACGGTGGCCGACAAGGTGGACTGGGCTCACGAGAAGCTGGAGAAGCAGGTCTCTGTGCACGCGGTCTTCAGCCAGAACGAAACGATCGATGTCATCGGGGTGACCAAGGGGCGCGGGATGAAAg GGGTGACCAGCCGCTGGCATGCCAAGAAGCTCCCAAGGAAAACTCACAAAGGCTTACGCAAAGTCGCCTGCATTGGAGCCTGGCATCCAGCCCGGGTGGGCTACTCCATTGCCCGGGCTGGCCAGAAGGGCTACCACCATCGCACGGAGCTCAACAAGAAG ATTTACCGTATTGGCCGTGGGGTCCACGTACAAGATGGCAAAATAGTGAAGAACAGCGCCGCGACGAACTACGACGTCACCGAGAAGATGATCACGCCGCTG GGTGGATTTCCTCACTACGGTGCAGTCAACAATGATTTCATCATGCTGAAGGGCTGCGTCATGGGCACTAAGAAACGTGTGCTCACTCTCAGAAAG TCCCTTCTGGGGCACAGCAGCCGTCGGGCTCTGGAACCCATCGAACTGAAGTTCATTGATACCACTTCCAAGTTTGGCCACGGCTGCTTCCAGACTGCTCAAGAGAAGAGAGCTTTCATG GGCCCCCAGAAGAAACACCTGGTGAAGGAGAAGCCAGAATCCCAGGAAGAATTGTAG
- the NDUFB10 gene encoding NADH dehydrogenase [ubiquinone] 1 beta subcomplex subunit 10, with translation MPDDWDPEVYKSPPSRTPIPEKRSSLPNPVTIVETLFYYSVDAPVTLFREWMERQHAKRRSYYYHRNYTRVPDLTECLEDDYVCFFEAEAQWRRDMKVDQEIVKIILERVEVCQTREGPNFRQNCAKEMEQFAQVAQAYQDRYADLGAHGNARKCLMKQKHRMIAERKAQAQAEAKN, from the exons ATGCCGGACGACTGGGACCCGGAGGTGTACAAGAGCCCGCCGAGCCGCACCCCCATCCCCGAGAAGCGGTCGTCGCTGCCTAACCCGGTTACTATCGTCGAGACCCTCTTCTACTACAGCGTCGACGCGCCGGTCACCTTGTTCCGAG AATGGATGGAACGCCAACATGCGAAGAGAAGATCTTATTACTATCATCGGAATTACACCCGTGTGCCGGATCTGACTGAGTGCTTGGAGGATGACTATGTATGCTTCTTTGAAGCTGAGGCGCAGTGGAGGAGGGACAT gaaAGTTGATCAGGAAATTGTGAAGATAATTCTGGAAAGGGTAGAAGTTTGCCAGACCAGGGAAGGACCTAACTTCCGTCAGAACTGTGCAAAGGAGATGGAGCAGTTTGCTCAGGTTGCTCAAGCCTATCAAGATAGAT ATGCTGATCTTGGTGCCCATGGAAATGCTAGAAAATGTTTAATGAAGCAGAAACACAGAATGATTGCAGAAAGAAAAGCACAAGCACAAGCAGAAGCAAAAAACTAA
- the RPL3L gene encoding ribosomal protein uL3-like isoform X1, translated as MTHILREVHRPGLKLSKREEVEAVTIVETPPLVVVGLVGYIDTPRGLRNFRTIFAEHLSDECRRRFYKNWHKSKKKAFTKYCKKWQDKDGKKQLEKDFAAMKKYCKVIRVIVHTQMKLLPLRQKKAHVMEIQLNGGTVADKVDWAHEKLEKQVSVHAVFSQNETIDVIGVTKGRGMKGVTSRWHAKKLPRKTHKGLRKVACIGAWHPARVGYSIARAGQKGYHHRTELNKKGGFPHYGAVNNDFIMLKGCVMGTKKRVLTLRKSLLGHSSRRALEPIELKFIDTTSKFGHGCFQTAQEKRAFMGPQKKHLVKEKPESQEEL; from the exons ATGACGCACATCCTACGAGAAGTTCACAGGCCAGGACTGA AGCTTTCCAAGAGGGAAGAGGTGGAAGCAGTCACAATAGTGGAGACCCCACCCCTGGTAGTGGTTGGGCTTGTGGGATACATAGACACTCCCAGGGGCCTGAGAAATTTCAGGACCATTTTTGCTGAGCACCTCAGCGATGAGTGCAGACGCCGCTTCTACAAGAACTG GCACAAGAGCAAGAAGAAGGCCTTCACCAAGTACTGCAAAAAGTGGCAGGACAAGGATGGGAAGAAACAGCTAGAGAAGGATTTTGCAGCCATGAAGAAGTACTGCAAGGTCATTCGAGTCATCGTCCACACTCAG ATGAAGCTGCTCCCTCTACGTCAGAAGAAGGCCCACGTGATGGAGATTCAGCTGAACGGCGGGACGGTGGCCGACAAGGTGGACTGGGCTCACGAGAAGCTGGAGAAGCAGGTCTCTGTGCACGCGGTCTTCAGCCAGAACGAAACGATCGATGTCATCGGGGTGACCAAGGGGCGCGGGATGAAAg GGGTGACCAGCCGCTGGCATGCCAAGAAGCTCCCAAGGAAAACTCACAAAGGCTTACGCAAAGTCGCCTGCATTGGAGCCTGGCATCCAGCCCGGGTGGGCTACTCCATTGCCCGGGCTGGCCAGAAGGGCTACCACCATCGCACGGAGCTCAACAAGAAG GGTGGATTTCCTCACTACGGTGCAGTCAACAATGATTTCATCATGCTGAAGGGCTGCGTCATGGGCACTAAGAAACGTGTGCTCACTCTCAGAAAG TCCCTTCTGGGGCACAGCAGCCGTCGGGCTCTGGAACCCATCGAACTGAAGTTCATTGATACCACTTCCAAGTTTGGCCACGGCTGCTTCCAGACTGCTCAAGAGAAGAGAGCTTTCATG GGCCCCCAGAAGAAACACCTGGTGAAGGAGAAGCCAGAATCCCAGGAAGAATTGTAG